GTTAGCGTTGGCGACGGGGGAGCACGCCTCAACCCGGGTAGTGGACATTTTAGGACAGGCGATCCTCTTCGAATCCGAGGAGAAGCGAGCCCGCATGCAGAGGTTTGGACGGCCCCTTGCGCCCGATCCAGGTTTCTGAAGCCGAGTCATTGATAGATGCTGAAAGGTGGGAATGATGCGCGAGTTTGCACTGTCTGAGCGATATCCGATCCTGTACAAGGGTTATGGCGAGATCTCTGTCGGAGACAGACAGGCCACTCGAGGCAGAACCATCACCGATGGCGATATCACCAGCTGGTGCGCGCTGACCGGCGATTGGTTCTACCTGCATACTGATGCAGAGGCCGCCAAGGCGTCGGTATTTCAGCAGGTTGTCGCCCCTGGTATCATGGTTTTTGCGATGGCAACTGGCCTCGCAGTTCCCGCAGACTCGACTGCTATCATCGCCAACTACGGCTCTGACTCTATCCGCTATCCACACCCAACGTTTGTCGGTGATACGATTCACCTCGAGGCGGAGGTGGTCGCAAAAGACGACAAGGGGGACGATCGTGGTGTGGTATCGCTGCGTTGGCAGGTGATCAACCAGAACGGAGTCCTCGTCTGCACCAGCGTGTTGAAGGTGCTCGTAGCTCGAGAGGTTCCCGCTTATGGCGTTTGAGCGTAGCCTGCCCTTGGATCTAACCACCGATGAGCCGGTAGCCTTCGGGGTCGACGTTGACCTCGCCGAGTTGTGGCTCAACCGGCCAGCTAGGTTGAATGCTAGCTCCGATGAGATGGTGCGGGCGATCGATTTAGCACTAGATGCAATCGCTGAACGCTCCCCACGTGTTCTAGTCGTTGGCGGAGTGGGGCGAGCCTTCTGTGCTGGGCGTGACCTCTCCGATGCTCACCCGGAGGATGAGGATGCCGAGGCGATACTCGCCGACGTCTATAACCCACTGATACTGCGGTTAGCGAGTCTGGATGTGATCACCGTGGCTGCGGTACATGGGGCCGTCCTCGGCACTGGGCTTGGGTTCGCGCTGGCATGTGATTTAGTCATCGCCGCGAGCTCTAGCCGGTGGGGATCACCGTTTGCGCGAATAGGTGCGGTCCTAGACTCCGGTGGTCATTACTTTTTCCGGCGGCTGGGGCACCAGCGTGCTATGGATCTGATCCTGCTTGGAGAGCTAATCGATGGGAGTGATGCATTCAAGTATGGGCTCGTCTCTCGGGTCGTGGACGAAGAGCATTTTGAGGAGGAGGTCGAGCTATATGTCCAACGAGTTGCTCACGGACCAACACAAGCCTTTCTAGCCTCCAAGCGAATCCTGAACCGGGAACGGATTCCCGCACTCGCCGAGGTGCTGGCGATGGAGGCCGAGGCCCAAGGTGGCTGTGCGAGGACTTTGGACTACGCGACAGGCCTCCGTTCCTTCGTTGAACACCAAGAACCTCGTTTCGAAGGACTCTAGCCGGTGGTGGATTCAGCGGCTGATGAGCGCCGACAGGAGATCGCAAGCTTGGCGGTGAGTCGATTCGCGCTACGTGGCTTTGACGGCACGTCGATGAATGATCTCGCCCGACATGTGGGGCTTTCGAAGGCGGGAATTTATCACTACTTTCCGAGCAAGGAGGCGATCCTTTTTGAGGCACTCCTCGGGTATTCAGAGCGACTCCTGGTGACGGTGCTAGACGCCGTTGATGGGGGAGGC
The sequence above is a segment of the Ferrimicrobium acidiphilum DSM 19497 genome. Coding sequences within it:
- a CDS encoding MaoC family dehydratase; translated protein: MREFALSERYPILYKGYGEISVGDRQATRGRTITDGDITSWCALTGDWFYLHTDAEAAKASVFQQVVAPGIMVFAMATGLAVPADSTAIIANYGSDSIRYPHPTFVGDTIHLEAEVVAKDDKGDDRGVVSLRWQVINQNGVLVCTSVLKVLVAREVPAYGV
- a CDS encoding enoyl-CoA hydratase/isomerase family protein, which translates into the protein MAFERSLPLDLTTDEPVAFGVDVDLAELWLNRPARLNASSDEMVRAIDLALDAIAERSPRVLVVGGVGRAFCAGRDLSDAHPEDEDAEAILADVYNPLILRLASLDVITVAAVHGAVLGTGLGFALACDLVIAASSSRWGSPFARIGAVLDSGGHYFFRRLGHQRAMDLILLGELIDGSDAFKYGLVSRVVDEEHFEEEVELYVQRVAHGPTQAFLASKRILNRERIPALAEVLAMEAEAQGGCARTLDYATGLRSFVEHQEPRFEGL
- a CDS encoding TetR/AcrR family transcriptional regulator; translation: MVDSAADERRQEIASLAVSRFALRGFDGTSMNDLARHVGLSKAGIYHYFPSKEAILFEALLGYSERLLVTVLDAVDGGGEPSERLGRVVEAILYLYQDADAYHQAQINDLARLSESEQEVIRNNERQVDALMFVKSRE